The sequence below is a genomic window from candidate division KSB1 bacterium.
CCTCACGTCTGCAATCATGGGCTCAAGGCCAAGTGTCAATGCCTTGCGGTACACCAGCATGCGCGGCGCATTGACATGCAGGGCATAGCTGCCCGGACGTGGTGCATCGAGCTGGTAGAAGCCGGTGCAATCGGTGCGGGCTAGGGCATAAGATGGCAGCAGCACCACCGTGGCCTCGGCCACTGGGCGGTCGCCGGCAGTAATGACGCGTCCAGCGACCTGTCGGCCGTACAACGGCAGCCCGCCTGCAAAGAGCACCAGGCCCACTCCTATCGCAACAGCACGCATTTTCCCTTCAACTCCTGCGATGGGGTTTGCAGACGATAGAAGTAAGTCCCCGCCGGCAACCTCCGACCAGACGCATTGACCCCTTCCCAGCTGAGGCGGCTGGTGCCCTCGGGAAGCATAAACGTCTGTGTCCACACCAGGCGCCCGGTCACGTCGTAAAGGGACCACGTCGCCTGGTTCACGCGGGTGGGGCTATTGACCACCAGGCTCGCTCGTTCAAAGCCGGGATTGGGCGAAACATAAGCCCTCAAAGCTCCGCCGCACCCGGTCTCTGTCCTTGGCACCCCGCTGGCCTGCGCAAGTGTAGCCGGGAACACGATGCAAGGCAACTCCCGCATGGTCGCGGCGATAGCAACAGGGTGGCCGGCCTTGAGACCAATGAGCGTGCCCTGTGCGCCAATGCGCATGCAGCGCAGGAGCGCCAACGTGTCTCCGTCCGCAAAGCTCACGCCGTTCGACGGGCTGCTCAGCATCAGTGCCGTAATCGAGGGCCGGGAGGCGGCATCCACTTTCCACCTCAGCCATTCAAAGCGGCTCAGCGCCACCGGCTCAATGCCCAGCACGCGCACTGCCAAAGAGTCCAATGCAAAGCGCAAATCGACGGCTATCACCTGACCGAGCCCTTTCGCACACACGGCAACAGCGAATTCACTGCCTACCGCCGGGGCCGCCGGAGTGGCAGTCAGATGTAGTTCACCGCCGCTCACGGCTGCGGCAAGCACCAGACAGAACACTGTTGTCATGAGCTCGCGGGACATGCCTACTCACAGGAATCGCGAATAGAGAAAAAGCACGGTCACCACCAACACGATAGACATGCCCACGTTCAGCCGGTGCCAGGATCGATTGCAGTCGTTGCTCCTCCTGAGGCTCACAGGAGTCGTCCCGAAGGTGAGCCCTTCGACCTGATTGCGCGGTGGCCGCCCCGTGGCCAGACTCACCACCACCAGCACAGCCGCGGACACGACAAACAGCACTGCGGCAAAGTGTAAGAAGTTGATTTCGGCCGCGCGCTGGAGGGGGGCGTAGTGGAGCCGGCCAGCTTTGTGCAATAGCTCCAGAACCAAGCGCGCGGCCCCCAAGAACGCACCCACCCCCAACGAGCTTATCGCCCCCTTGGCGTTCACGCGCGGCCATAGAATGCCCAAGAGGAAAACCGCCGCTATGGGCGGACTGACATATGCCTGAACACTCTGCAGGTAGATGTAGATCTGCGAGCTAATGTAACGGATGAACGGCACCCAAAGGATGCCCAGAATCACTAGCGCGGTCGTGGCCAGCCGCCCTACCAACACCAGCTCCTTCTCCCCCGCTTGGGGCCGCACCTGGCGGTAGAAATCCATGGTAAAGAGGGTGGAGCTGCTGTTGAAGCAGCTGGCCAATGAGGAAATGAGCGCCGCCAGCAGACTGGCGATGACCAGCCCCTTGAGGCCGGGCGGCAATAGATTCCCAGCCACCAGCATTGGGTAGGCCCTGTCGCCCAGGGCAGGGTCGCCCGCGAGCCCACAGGCAATAAGCCCGGGCAGCACGAGAACGAACACGGGAAGGATCTTGAGAAACCCCGCCAGGATCGTGCCACCCCGGGCATGGTCAATGTCCTTGCCGCTGAGCACCCGTTGCACGATGTATTGGTCCGTGCACCAGTACCAAATGCCCAGGATCGGCGCGCCAAAAAGTATCCCTGTCCAGGGAAACTCCGGGTCATTGACCGGCTTGATCATGTGGAAGAAATCGGCCGGGACCTTTTGCTGCAGTGCACCCCAGCCACCCACCTCGCGCAGGCCCAAAATGGTCAAGAGAGTCGCCCCGAGGATGAGCACGGCGGACTGGAATACGTCTACGTGCACGATGGCCTTCAGGCCCCCTGCGACCGTGTAGATGCCCGCCACAATCACCATGACCACCGCGGACGTTGCCACGTCCCAGCCTACCACACGGTTCAACAAAAGGCTACCAGCGAACACAGTCACTGAGATTTTGGTGAGCACATAGGCAACGATGGAGACGCTGGTCAGGTAGATGCGACTGGCGCGTCCGTAGCGACGCTCCAGGAACTCGGGCATAGTGTACACGCCGGAATTGAGATAGAAGGGTGCAAAGACCCAACCCAAAAGGAGGAGGATGAAACAGGCAAGCCACTCGAAATGTCCCACAGCCAGCCCTCGGCTGGAACCCGAGCCTGCCAACCCGATAAAGTGTTCGCTGGAGATGTTGGAGGCAAAGAGCGACGCCCCGATGGCGAGCCATCCCGCTTTGCGTCCCGCCAGGAAATACTCTGCGCTCGTCTTTTCGCGGCGGGAAAAGTAGAAGGCTACCGAGAAAAGGGCCATGAAATAGACCGCAATAAGCGTCAGATCCAGCGGTACCAGATGCCCAAACATGGTGGCCTCGTGTGTCTCTCTACCCTCTACCCGCCTGCTCATGAGGCGACTGAGGTGCCTTCAACGTCTCCACTCCCTGGTCGACGATATCCAGCCGACGGCAAAGGTCATCCACGCTCACTCAAATACGAATACCTTTTCCAGGTCTCCCACGCGCACGGCAAACTCCCCCGGTTCCACCACCGGTCGATTGTCTGGTCCGATGAAGCTCAGGTCAGCCTCCCTCAAGGTAAAGCGCACAGTGCGCTCCTCTCCTGGCCCGAGCTCTACCTTTGCGAAACGCTTGAGTCTCCGCACTGAAGGCGTGACCGACGCATACAGATCGCTGAGGTACAACTGTACCACTTCCTTGCCCGCCCTCCTCCCGGTATTCTGTATCGTCACAGACACGCAGAGCGAGTCCCCACGCCGCATGCGATCCTTGTCCAGAACGAGATCGCGGTAGGCAAACGACGTATAGCTCAAGCCAAAGCCGAAGGGGAAGAGGGGATTGTAACGATTGAAGGAGTTGGCGTTCTCGCTGTACTTGTGGTCGTACAGGGTCAAGTCGTTGCACGCCCGCGGGTAAGTAATGGGCAGCTTGCCGGAAGGATTGACCTTGCCGAAGAGGATGTCCGCCACGGCTTGTCCCCCTTGGGCACCTGGGAGGTAGGCCATGAGGATCGCTCTGGCTCTGTCGGCGACGCTGGTTATGATGCGGGGCCTCCCTTCCACCAACACCAGGACCACCGGGACTCTGGTCTCGGCAAGCAAAGCAACAAGGCGCAGCTGTGGCTCGGGCAGGGCGAGCTCGCTGATATTGCCCGGGGTCTCGCAATAGGGGTCCTCGCCCACGCAGGCGATGACGACATCCGCCTTGCGCGCCGCAGCAACAGCGGCCTTAATGTCCAGTTCGCGATTGACCTCCACGCCCGGCACGAACTTGACCTTTTCCCGCCCTGCGGCCGCCTGAATGGCCTCCAAAATGGTCGGCGTGTCTTTCGGGTAGAGCTCTTCTCGGTCTCCCTGCCAGGTGATGGTCCACCCCCCGTTCAGAGATGAGCGTTTATGGGCCGTGGGCCCGGTCACCAAGATTTTGACCCCAGGGGAAAGAGGCAACAGGTTGCCACTGTTTTTCAAGAGCGTGATCGACTCCCAGGCGGCCTGCAGAGCGCTCTGCCGATGCGCCGCACAAGCAAAGCGCTTGGCATTCTCCACAGGCGGATAAGGGTCTTGAAACAAACCAAGCTCTTCTTTGAGCTGCAGGATCCTGCCAACGGCCTCATCAATACGACTCTCGGGCACAGCCCCCTCGCGCACCAGCTCCAGCAGCAAATCGTAGAAACTGTAGTCCAGTGGTACCATGCTCATATCCACACCTGCCATGACCGCCAAGCGCACCGCCTCCTTCGGGGACGCAGCCACACGCTCCCGTTCGTGTAGGTTCTTGATGTCGGCCCAATCGGAGACGATGACGCCGGAGAACCCCAACTCTCCTCGCAGGAGGTCGCGCAGGTGATAGGGGCTGGCGTGGATCGGTATGCCGTTAATCTCTGAGGAGTTCACCATCACGGTCTTGACGCCCGCCTCCACCGCGGCCTGAAACGGCGGGAGAAAGTACTCCCGCAGCATCCGCTCGGGAATCCACGCAGGGGTGCGGTCCTTTCCTGTGAGCGGAAAACTATAACCAAGATAGTGCTTGGCGCAGGCGGCCACCCTGTCCGCCCCGTTGACGCAGTTGTCCTCTCCCTGCAGACCTCGCACGTATGCTCGGGCCATGACGGAGGCCAGATACGGGTCCTCGCCGAACGTCTCCCACAGGCGCGGCCACAGCGGTTGTCTCCCGATATCCAACACCGGACTAAAGTTCCATGGTATGCCGCAGGCCCGCACTTCGTATGCCGTAACCTGCCCTTCTTTGTGCACCAAATCCGGATTCCACGTCGCCGCCATGCCCACATGTTGGGGAAAGAGCGTGGCGCCCAAGGTGTACCCGGCACCATGAACGGCATCTATGCCGTAGAGGACCGGGATGCCGAGACGCGTCTCCTTTGTGGCCACGTCCTGGATGGTCGTGATAAGCTCCTGCCAGCGCTGCACGGTGTGGGCAGAGGAACCCACGTTCAGAATGGAACCCACGTGGTATTCCAGGAGAGCACGTCTAAGACTCTCCGGGTCTATTTCCAATGGCTCGCGGGTAAGAGGGTAACCCTTGCACACCAACTCCAGGGAGATCTGAGTCATCTGCCCCACTTTTTCCTCCAGGGACATTCTGCCCAGGAGTTCCGTGACCAGGGGACTGAGCCCCGTCCGGGAAGCACCGAAGCAGGCTTGGGTCACCATCGCCAAACTCACCATAAGTAGCAGCGCATGCGGCCGTTTCATCCCTTTTCTCCTCATCGCAGCACTTTGTCCCGTCTCATTTGAGACGCACCATTTTGACCACCCTGACAAACTCCGCCCCGCCTGCAGCAAAGCGAAGGGTAGCAAGGTAGAGCCCGGTTGGCACAGGTGGATCCCAGCTCACGCGATATGAACCACGCCTCTGCCGCGCCCGTACCAGCTCGCACACCATTCTCCCTCGCGCGTCGTACACCGTGAGAGTGACGTCTCCCTCTGCTGGCAATCGGTAAGAAATGCGGGTACCGGCATTGAACGGATTTGGGTAGTTTTGCTCCAACTCAGGAGCAATGGCTTCCCCTTGGCTGCATTCCTGGTGGCCGGGCACAAGGGTTGCAAAGGGGTTGGCTATCTCAAGGAGCAATTCCCATACTGCGCGTGGCCGCTGGTACTGCTCGGCCCGATATTGGGAAGGGTTCGAGTAGTGCCATGCCTCAGGGGTATTGAAAAAGTACGCAGTTCGCTCGTTCACCCAGGTCTGGTAATAGACGCCGTAGGCAGTCTGCAATGCCCTTTCCATCAAACGCTGGTCCCCGAGTTCCTTGCCCCAGTGGTACATGCTGGCGGCGACAAAGTAGGACGAGCCTGTCCACACCTCGTCCGGCTGCCCGGAAAGCAACGGCGTACCATCGGCATTGCGTCCGTTCACGGCGCCCATATCACCGATGCCGTCTCCGGTAAAGTCGGTCAGCGGCGCCACGCAGCGCTCAAAAACCTGATGCAGGTGCGAGGCCATCCGCACAGGAGGCAGAATAGGCGGTAGACCGGTGGTCTCACAGTAGCGCTGTCCATTCAGTCCATCAGCCATGATGGCCGTCGACCGGCTATCGAGCCGATAGTAGCCCACGTGGTCTTGCCAGAAAAGGAGGTCAAGGACCTGCTTGGCCACAGCGAGGGTCCGCTCCACCTCTGCTTGCAGCCCGGTTTCGCCCAGGTGCGCTGCCATCTGGGCCATTGCCTCCAATGCTCCTATCCACAATCCACCGCACAAAAGGTTGTCCCCCACCAAGCCCCATGTGTCGTAAGTCGTGTTGCCATGATCGGGCAAACTGTTGCCATTGGTGTCCTTGGTCTTCATGTAGCGGTAGGTCTTTTTGCACGCAGGCCAGACAAAGTTCAAGAAATCCTCGTCCCGCGTCTTGCGATAGTAGGCGTACACTTGCTGGATAAACTTGCTGGGCATATCCTGCCAGTCGCCGCCGTAGCCGCTGAAGCGGAAGAACGGATCCTGAGAGGGCATGCCTGCATCATGCGGGGCCTTCCCCTCGGGGTCGTTCGCGATATAGTCGGCGAACCACCGCAGCACATCGCGCTCAATGTGCGGCCACAACTCCAGATAGTGACGGCACTCGTAGTGCCGCACGTCAAAGGTCTCGCACATCGGGTATGCCTGACACTCCATGCAGAAGTACTTGTGGTCATCAGGAGGGAGAGTCCCGTAGGAGGATTCCTCAGGACGCGTGATGCAGCCGTTTTCCCAAAAGACGCCGCCGAAGGTGTCGTAGTAGAGCTCGTTGAGCGCTGCCTGCTTGAGCCAGTCGGGATAGCAAGGCTCGCTGATGATGAGCTGCTGCCACAGGTCCACCTGCGCTTCCCACTCGTCCATATGTGCAAGAGCTTCGCAGGCCACCTCGAACGCATGGCCAGGCTCCGTGCCGAAGTACTCGGTGTACCGGCGGTACCACTCCGTACCCTCCCCGAAACGGACACGCGGAAAGTACCAGGAGAGCACAAAGGGCACGGTGGTTTCTTCCCCGGGCGCAAGCCGCACGGTCACCGCCAGCGCCGCTGCGGAGCCGGATGCATCCAGGGGCGCATTGCAAAGCCGACCATCAGCAAAGTCGGCGTAGATGTCTGCGCCGTCGCCCCAGGCATTCCAGGATAAACAGGAGCTCACCGCGCCGGGCCGCGACAGAGTGGCAATGCACCATTCGGTGCCCTGAGTCACAGAGGTGTTCAGCGGACTGTCGGCGCTCATGACCACCGCCGTCACCCGTTCTGTGGACTTGACTGCCGAGCGCAGACCGGTCCTGACCTCATCGGCATATCCGGCATTGGGGAAAGTGAACATGAGCGCTATGTCCAGAGTGTCAGGCTGGGGGTTGCCCACCCGGAACTGGAAAACGCCCAGAGGGAAGCTGGTCTCGCGATAGTTGTGGGGGATTATAGGCGTAAACTGCTTCAGGGAGATGTCCGCTTTTGCCCCATAGAAGTCAAACCAGGCCTTTGGGTAGAGGGCCGAATATTGACCGCTTCCCTTTGGCCATGGGCTCCACGCCGACAAGAGGCCTTCTGTGGCCAAAGTGCGCACGCTGGCGGACTGACCGCCGCTCTTTTCGAAGAGATGAAAAGCCCCCTGGGGGAGGAATTTCTCTTCGTGAACTCCTGTTTTGAACTCCCAAGGGCCAAAGGTACCACAGAGATTGAACATGAAGTTGCCAGCCCCAATCCCTCCGAGCGGGACTCCTCTCTTGGTCCTGCCAGTTGCCCCGCGTGGGTAATCGCCCAGCGGTCGTGACCAGGCGCACGAAGGCACCTGCCACATGGCGCGAAGGGTCCGTCCCGCAGTCGCTGCCACCACCGTGGAGAGCCCGCTTTCATTGCCCGAGGCGTCCACTGCAGTGACCGCGTAGTGGTAGGTGCATCCGGCTTCTACCTGACGGTCGATGAATTCCAATACGGGTCTAGGCTGGCGCAGGAGTTCGCCGCTCCATAAAGCAAAAGGGCCGGTAGGGGAGGCGGCGCGGAACACCCGATAGCCCTGAATGTCCGGCTCAAGGTTGCGCCGCCACCTGACCTTCACGCCGCCTGGCAGTGAACTGCACTCGACCCCCTGAGGCGGGCCTGGTGGAAGCCTGTCCGGCACTCCAGGGGTCACGGCGATCGCCGCCAGCTTCGCATAGTCCGCACGCACTTCCGGGACGGTGAGGACGATGGTGCCATCAATCGGACGCACAATGAAGGCGGTGTCCAGTGCCGAGTCGTGCCCTACGAGCGCGTAAATGTCAAGGTCATCGAGCACAAGAACCTCGTTCAACGCCACGTCAAAGACGCGACGGCCTGGTGAGGTCCAGTATAGTTCGCACAACTTGAGCGTGACTCGGTACACAGTGCTGTCTAGTCCGTCATACCGATAGCCAAGGCTTGGCCCGTAGCGCTCGGTCTGATACAGGGGGTCGTCCTCCGTACCCGCAATGGCGTGGGTAGTCGAGGCGACGCCCGCACCGGGACTCAAGAAGCCCCATCCGCCTGACTGATACGGCCGGTCTGGGTGCCACGCGTGACCAGCCTTGTCCACGTAGGGGGAAGAAGTGCCGCAGCGGTGGCGAATCCCCTCTCTTGCCTGCGCGTGCGCACCCCGGCCCGAAAAGAGTTCTATGCACAGGCAGCTGATTGCCATGGCACTTTGCAAGCGAACGCGGAGGCTGTCGTGTTGCGGCATGGGCCGTCTCTACCGTCTGAGTACCAGGGGCGCCACCCGTCCCTCGGAACCTACCAAGAGTTGACCAAAATAGACACCTGAAGCCAGGCGCTGACGATCGCCGCCAGTGCCGTCCCACGCCACGGTGGTCCACCCCGTCGGTAGGGGACCGTCCAGGAGAGTCGTGACCAATCCGCCCTGAATGTTGAAAATGCGGAGCACCACCCGCTCCGGCTGCAAGAGGAGCAACGATACCCTGGTGCGCTCCCCGAATGGGTTGGGGTGACAACGCGTCCAACGCACCGTGTCGGTCACCCGCTCCAGGAGGTATCCCTCTGGAATGCCACTGTCCACGAAGCTGAAGCCGAGCTCGCTGATGTTGAAGCCGCCCACGGCAATGCTGAGGGTGATGATGTCCTCGCCCGCAGGTAGTGTTCCCTTCCCGCAGGATACGGTGGTCCACTGCTGCCAGCCACCGGTGGCAGGGACCTCGACCCTCGCGGTGAACAGAGCCTTGTCCATCCGCAAGTTGAAGGCCCCCCCGGCTGCTGGGGCGGCCACCCGCGCCGTCACTTCATAGTCTCCGCCGAGGGCTATGTGCACAGAGTACTGCAACCACTCGCCTGGCTCCACCCATCCCACGCAATACGGCGGACCTCCGACATCGTTGGATTCCTGGATATCCACTCCATCGTTGCGATAAGCCCCGCCCTTGTTCCAGCGTGGGCCGCCCAATCCCCCAGTGTTCTGATAGTCCGCATCAAAATAGGCGATGCCCAGCCCGCCGAGATCATAATCCACACAGGCAATCCGGCCGGGCAGGGTGTGCGCGCGGAAGGGGATGGCCCGAGTGTCGTGGTCGGGGCGCGTGAGCGCATCATGGATATCGGCCCGGAACTGGCAGCTATCGATGTGTAGGCTGCGCGCCATACCGAACAGCGCCACCGTGGCAAATTCCCGCGACGGCCTGGAGGCGCTGCCTGCCCAATAGTCAAGAACCCGCTGGTAGAGCGGCGAAATGGACGCAGAATAGGGAGCCGTGGTAGTCGCCACCTTCTTATGCGTCCACCAGCTCCAGCCGATGCCATTCTCCTCCATCAAGCGCAAACAGTCACGTAGCCAGACATTGGAATTCTCGCCGGTCTCCCCCAGCCAAATCGGCACGTTGTACTGGTTGCGCAACCGAAGGTAAGGTAGAATCGCCTCGCGGCTGTTCTCGTTCCAGTATTTGTGAAAAGCATAGGCCATGTTGGTATCGAACGGTGGCGTCAGAGAGGTGAAGTCAGTCGCGTACCAGTTGCCCTCAATAAACAGAAGGTGGTTGCCGTCTACCTCCCGAATGGCCTGGGCGATCCGCATGTACAGCAGGCGTAGTTCGCTGGCCGAATGTCCAGAGGGAAGCACCGGCTCGTTGAGCAGATCATAGCCGCCAATCCACGTCTCCGCCGCGTACCGTGCTGCAATAGCTCGCCAGATGGTCACCGTCAGGTCCTGATTTGCCGGGTCGGTCCACAGGCGTGCCTCGACGCCGTCGCTGTCGCTGATGTTGTCCTTGTTCTGACCTCCTGGGGCACAGTGCATGTCCAGTATCAGGTACACGCGGTATGCCTTGCACCAGGCCACCACCTGATCGAGCAGTCGAAAGCCCTCTTCGTCGAGCTGGTTGTCTTTCCATAGCAGGCGGTAGTGGAATGGCAGGCGCACGGAGTTGAAACCCCAGGAGGCAATCTTGGCAATGTCCTCCTCACGCACATAGTTTGCGATGAAGAGTCGGTAAAACTCGTCGGTATTGGCCTCACCGATCAGGTCAGCAATGCGGCTGCGGATGAATGAAGGAGAACCAAACCCCGGGATGTGAAGCTGGTAACCCTCGGGAACCAGCCACCCCCCCAAGCCGAACCCGCGGAGGAGCACTTCTTGACCGCTGGCGTCAACAATTGCCCGGCCTTTCTGGTGCAGAAAGGGACGGGCAGGTGCGCACAGAGCGCACACAACTGCCGTCGTCAGCACATATAGCGTGCAACGGGCACTCACTGGCTCCTGACCTCAATGCGGCTACTTGTCCGAGAAGAAGAGAATGGCAAGATTTGGGCCAGCCAAGAGGGCATTGTAGATACACAAGTTACACGTGGGCCTGCGACTTTCCTGGTGGCCCCGCGTTATCAAGACGATAATGCTGCTTATCTTCAGGTGAATGGAGAGTCCTTTAGCCCACCGATGCGCTTACTTCAGCCCTAACTCTTTGCATAGGCGGTGGAAGTTGGAGGGCGCCAGTCCCAGTTTGCGCGCGGCAAGGGCGTCGGAGGTGCTTTGGCTGCGGACGAAGCGGAGATACTCCTTGCGGAATTCTCGCTCCATCTCCCGCAGTGGCAAGATGTGCTGCGCATCCCATGGCCAGCGCCGCGGGGCGTCCCCCTCCTGGCGTGCAGTGGGGTGCAGGCCCAGGGCAGCCTGGGTATCGCGCAGGGTGATCACACTCCCGCCGTTGATCAGGAGCCGTTGGAGCACATTTTGGAGCTCTCGCACATTGCCTGGCCAACGGTATGCGACCAGGGCCTGCATTGCTTCCTCCTCCATCTCGGGCACCGGACGCCCCATGTCGGCACTGAAGCGCCGCAGGTAGTAGTCGGCGAGCACGGGAATGTCCTCCGGGCGATCGCGGAGGGGAGGGGCGGTGATGGACAGAACATTGAGGCGATAGTACAGGTCTTCGCGGAAGCGCCCCTCCCGTACTTCCCTTTCCAAGTCCTTGTTGGTGGCCGCGATAACCCGCACATCCACTTTGTGGCGACCGATGCGCCCGATCTTGTCGATCTCCCCTTCTTGCATCACGCGCAGGAGGGTGGACTGGGCAGAAAGCGGGATCTCGGTGATTTCGTCCAGAAACAGGGATCCCTTGTCCGCCACCTCGAAGAGCCCCTTTTTCCGCGTCGTGGCACCAGTGAAGGAGCCCTTCTCATAGCCGAACAATTCGCTCTCGATCAAGTGCTCAGGCAGGCTGCCACAGTTGACGGGAACAAACGGTTCATTTCTCCGACGGCTGAGGTAGTGAATGTTGGCTGCGATGAGCTCTTTGCCCGTGCCCGATTCGCCGCGCAGGAGGACCACCGCCTCGGTCTCCGCACAGCGGCGGATCGCCTCCCGCAACTGGTCTATAGCGCGCGATACACCCACGATCTGCTTTTTCTCCAGAATCTCCTGGATCGTGTCCTGCAAACGGGTGTCCGCGCGGCGCCGCGCCTTTTCCAATAGGCGCTTCTCGTACGCGTTGAAGATGCTCAGCACAAAATCTGTGGGTTGATAAATGAATTCCTCTATGTCGTACGGATACTTGGTACAGTACCACATCGCCCCTGCTTCCAAGAGGCGGTTGGCAAAGTCAAAATCAGCCACATTGGTGGTCATCTTGGTCACTACGATGACTTGCACCGTAGGGTCTATCTCCCTGAGCTGAGCGATGAGCCTCTCGCCCTTCAACCCTCCCGCAATCTGATAGTCCATGATGACCACATCATAGTCGCGCCCCTGACTGAAGAGGTTCACGGCAGCGGTGCCATTGGACACCGTGTCCACAATCCGTATCCGCTCGGCCACCGGACGCAACGTCCGCTCGATGCGTCGGATGTCATAGTCCTCGTCCTCGATGAGGAGGACCTTAATGGGCTCCTGCGAGGGAAGTTTCAAGGCGCACCTCGTGAGGAATGGTGATGGTGAATTGGCAACCGCGACCGGGCAAATTCTCCACGTCGATGCCCCACCCGCAACGCTCCGTGCAAAGCTCGTGGGCGATGTAGCAACCGTAGCCGCAGTTACCTTGGTTGCTCTTGGTTGTTACGCTTTCGAGAAAGATGCGTCGGACCCCGTTTTCGTCTGTCTCCAGCAAGTCAGCACGCACGCCCGGGCCGTTATCGGCTATGGTCAGCACCGTGCGGTGAAGCTCGGGCTGATAGGCGGAGCTGATGCGGACCACAAGATGGTCTGCGCCGCCGTGGTCGATGCTGTTTTGGATCAGAGGCTCGATGATCTCCCACACGACAAACTCATTGACGGCCACGGGAGGAACCCTCTCGTCTAGGTCCAGCTCGATGCGAAACTGCTGCTGCCCCGCAGGCAGACGCAGGAAGATATTGTCCACTACGAAACGGATCACATCGTTGACCGAGGTGTGGAAGGCTGGGTTCCGCACGGTATGCAACGGCGGCTCGTACCACTTCATGTCATAGATGACGCGGGAGATAAAGTTGGCGTATTTGCGCACGCGGTAGCGCACCTGCTCCATGTTCTCTGGCGACAGCAGCTCCAAGTCTTCCTTGATGAAGCCCATCACCTTCTCCGCCTTGTGGTGGGTGTGATAGATGCGCTTGGCGAACAGCGCCTCCTTTTGGAAATGCAAGTGCTCGCGGAGCTGCCGCTCCCGCTCCTGAAAAAGCATCTGCTGGGCCTCGTCGCGCTCCTTCACCGTGTAGGACGAGATGTAGAACATGGCCAGGAAACCCAACAAGATCAGCGCGATGGAGATAAGTCCTGTCTGGTTGTATCCGGCCAGAATCTCGGCGCTCACCAGATGAAACTCCGGTCTGCTGAGCATGTACAGGGCGCCAAAGTACTCACCCTTCGGCACCAACGGCACAAAGACGTGAAAATCCTCGCTCCCTTCCAACCGACTCACGGTCTGTTCGGAGGAGATTAGCTGGGGCGCAAGCTCCTGATAAAGCTGCACCGCCTTGTCGTGGGGCCGGTCAGGAGAAAGCTGGGCCTGGTTGCCCACAACATACTCGAAGAGCACATGTCCATTGTCAATTGGCACAATGCGCTCCCCGTCAGCGACCAAGATGCACACTTCCTGCACGTGCTGCTGCAGCAGCTGTTGGCTGAGGATGATGTTGAAGGCCTGCACGATCTTCTTAGCACTGGGTTCCTCAATGCGGCGACTTTGGAGCGCGGTCTCCAGGACTAACTCAAAGGCGGAGGCAGTGAGATTCGCCTGCCGCTCGGCAAAGTCCCGCTGATACCATTCCTGGGCGTCATCGAGAAATCCCTTCAGGGCACGTTTTTGCGCCAGGGTGGCGAAGAGCTCAAAAAGGACAAACACCGCAAAGGCCACAGTAAGATGCCGCAACTGGAAGTGGTACTTCCGCACCTTCTCCAGCAAGCCACC
It includes:
- a CDS encoding sodium:solute symporter codes for the protein MFGHLVPLDLTLIAVYFMALFSVAFYFSRREKTSAEYFLAGRKAGWLAIGASLFASNISSEHFIGLAGSGSSRGLAVGHFEWLACFILLLLGWVFAPFYLNSGVYTMPEFLERRYGRASRIYLTSVSIVAYVLTKISVTVFAGSLLLNRVVGWDVATSAVVMVIVAGIYTVAGGLKAIVHVDVFQSAVLILGATLLTILGLREVGGWGALQQKVPADFFHMIKPVNDPEFPWTGILFGAPILGIWYWCTDQYIVQRVLSGKDIDHARGGTILAGFLKILPVFVLVLPGLIACGLAGDPALGDRAYPMLVAGNLLPPGLKGLVIASLLAALISSLASCFNSSSTLFTMDFYRQVRPQAGEKELVLVGRLATTALVILGILWVPFIRYISSQIYIYLQSVQAYVSPPIAAVFLLGILWPRVNAKGAISSLGVGAFLGAARLVLELLHKAGRLHYAPLQRAAEINFLHFAAVLFVVSAAVLVVVSLATGRPPRNQVEGLTFGTTPVSLRRSNDCNRSWHRLNVGMSIVLVVTVLFLYSRFL
- a CDS encoding glycoside hydrolase family 3 C-terminal domain-containing protein, with amino-acid sequence MKRPHALLLMVSLAMVTQACFGASRTGLSPLVTELLGRMSLEEKVGQMTQISLELVCKGYPLTREPLEIDPESLRRALLEYHVGSILNVGSSAHTVQRWQELITTIQDVATKETRLGIPVLYGIDAVHGAGYTLGATLFPQHVGMAATWNPDLVHKEGQVTAYEVRACGIPWNFSPVLDIGRQPLWPRLWETFGEDPYLASVMARAYVRGLQGEDNCVNGADRVAACAKHYLGYSFPLTGKDRTPAWIPERMLREYFLPPFQAAVEAGVKTVMVNSSEINGIPIHASPYHLRDLLRGELGFSGVIVSDWADIKNLHERERVAASPKEAVRLAVMAGVDMSMVPLDYSFYDLLLELVREGAVPESRIDEAVGRILQLKEELGLFQDPYPPVENAKRFACAAHRQSALQAAWESITLLKNSGNLLPLSPGVKILVTGPTAHKRSSLNGGWTITWQGDREELYPKDTPTILEAIQAAAGREKVKFVPGVEVNRELDIKAAVAAARKADVVIACVGEDPYCETPGNISELALPEPQLRLVALLAETRVPVVLVLVEGRPRIITSVADRARAILMAYLPGAQGGQAVADILFGKVNPSGKLPITYPRACNDLTLYDHKYSENANSFNRYNPLFPFGFGLSYTSFAYRDLVLDKDRMRRGDSLCVSVTIQNTGRRAGKEVVQLYLSDLYASVTPSVRRLKRFAKVELGPGEERTVRFTLREADLSFIGPDNRPVVEPGEFAVRVGDLEKVFVFE
- a CDS encoding T9SS type A sorting domain-containing protein, which gives rise to MSRELMTTVFCLVLAAAVSGGELHLTATPAAPAVGSEFAVAVCAKGLGQVIAVDLRFALDSLAVRVLGIEPVALSRFEWLRWKVDAASRPSITALMLSSPSNGVSFADGDTLALLRCMRIGAQGTLIGLKAGHPVAIAATMRELPCIVFPATLAQASGVPRTETGCGGALRAYVSPNPGFERASLVVNSPTRVNQATWSLYDVTGRLVWTQTFMLPEGTSRLSWEGVNASGRRLPAGTYFYRLQTPSQELKGKCVLLR